The following is a genomic window from Amycolatopsis sp. BJA-103.
ACCCGAAGACGTCCAGACACCTTTCTCGCTGGAGATCCGGAACAGCACCATCGCCTGACGCCGCTTCGCTCCGCGTTACTACCGCAAGTCGTCCTCTAGTTGCGTTCCTTGCACGTGCGAAGTACCGCAACCAGAGGACGACTTGCGCTTATTGTGGGTCCGTGAACCGGGCCCTCGCCGTGCTGACCCTCGTCGCGTACGTGACGTTGCCCCTCGGCTCGGCCAACTACGAGACGCTCGTGCTGCCGACGCTCGTCGTCGGGCTGGTCTACGCGGCGATCGCGATCGCCGGGTTCCCCTGGGTCCAGAAACGCGGGCGTGCCCTCGCGATCGCGTATGTCTGCGTTCAGTTACCGCTCGGCTTCACACTGTTCTCGCTTTCGGGTGCCGCTGTCGGGTCGGTTCTGCTTCTCGTGGTCCTCGTCTGCCACACCGTCTTGCTGCTGCCGTTGCCCGTGGCGTTCGGGGTCGCGGTGCTGATCCCGTTGATCCACCTGCCGATGTCGCCGTTGGACGGACTCCGCGAGGGGCTCGGGACGCTGGCGGTCATGGTGTTCGCCGCGGTGGTGACCGAGTTGATCGTCCGGGAGAAGCGGGCGCGGGAGGAGCTGGCCGAGGCGCACGAACGGCTTCGCGACTACGCCGCCCAAGCCGAGCAGCTCGCGACGACCCAGGAACGCAACCGGGTCGCGCGCGACATCCACGACGGACTCGGTCATCATCTGACGGTCGTGCAGATGATGCTGCAGGCCGCCCGCGCGGTGATCGGCACCGGCGACACGGAACGAGCCGACGGGATGCTCGCCAAGGCGCAGGACCAGTCGCGTGAGGCGCTGGCGGAGGTCCGCCGGTCGGTGTCGGCGTTGCGAGAGCCGCGTTCGGAACCGCTCGCGGACGTGTTGCGCGCCTTGGCGGGCGAGGCGTCGGCGGCGGGCGTGCCGACCGGGTTCGAGGTCAAGGGGACGGCGAGGGACACTCGCGCGGAGGTGGAGGAGTCGCTGTTCCGGGCGGCCCAGGAGGGACTGACCAACGTGCGCAAGCACGCGCGGGCCAAGGCCGCGACCGTGGTGCTCGACTACGGCGTCGCCGATCGGGTCCGGCTCGAAGTCCGCGACGACGGCCTCGGGCTGACCGGGGATTCCCCGCCGGACAAGGGTTTCGGGCTTCTCGGGCTCCGCGAGCGGGTCGCCGGGCTCGGCGGCCGGGTGTCGGTCGACTCCGCGGAAGGGCACGGTTTGACGCTCACCGTGGAGGTGCCGGGATGAGCGTCCGCGTGCTGCTCGTCGACGATCAGGCGTTGTTCCGCGAGGCGCTGGCGACCCTGCTGGAGGTTCAGCCCGAGATCGAGGTCGTCGGCGAGGCGGGCGACGGCGAGCAGGCCGTCCGGCTCTGCGCCGAACTGTGTCCCGACGTCGCGCTGATGGATCTGCGGATGCCGGTGCTGGACGGGATCGCGGCCACCGCCCGGTTGAGGGCCGAGCAACCCGGCGTTCGCGTGCTGGCGCTGACCACGTTCGACGACGACGAGGACGTCTTCGCCGCGTTGCGGGCGGGTGCCGTCGGCTATCTGCTCAAGGACGTCTCGTCGGCGCGGCTGGTCGAGGCGCTGGTCGCGGCCAAGCGGGGCGAGTCGGTCCTTCAGCCGTCGGTGGCGGCGAAACTCGTCGCCAAAGTGGCCCAGCTGCCCACCGGCCCGCCCCGGGAGAGCCCGCTTTCGGAGCGCGAACTGGAAGTGGTCCGGCTTCTGGCGGACGGCCGCAGCAACCGGGAGATCGCCAGGACGCTGTTCCTCGCCGAAGGCACGGTGAAGAACCTGGTGACGAGCGTGCTCGCCAAGCTCCAGGTGCGGGACCGGACCCAGGCGGCGCTGCGCGCGAGGGAACTCGGCCTGTTCTGACCGGGGTCACATGACCTCGTACATGACTTCCGGCACCTGCCGATATGCCCCGCCGCGCCCGAACATTGCTCCCGTCGCACCGACCGAGGGAGCCGAAATGAAGCACACGACAGAACCGCAGACCCG
Proteins encoded in this region:
- a CDS encoding response regulator, giving the protein MSVRVLLVDDQALFREALATLLEVQPEIEVVGEAGDGEQAVRLCAELCPDVALMDLRMPVLDGIAATARLRAEQPGVRVLALTTFDDDEDVFAALRAGAVGYLLKDVSSARLVEALVAAKRGESVLQPSVAAKLVAKVAQLPTGPPRESPLSERELEVVRLLADGRSNREIARTLFLAEGTVKNLVTSVLAKLQVRDRTQAALRARELGLF
- a CDS encoding sensor histidine kinase, which produces MNRALAVLTLVAYVTLPLGSANYETLVLPTLVVGLVYAAIAIAGFPWVQKRGRALAIAYVCVQLPLGFTLFSLSGAAVGSVLLLVVLVCHTVLLLPLPVAFGVAVLIPLIHLPMSPLDGLREGLGTLAVMVFAAVVTELIVREKRAREELAEAHERLRDYAAQAEQLATTQERNRVARDIHDGLGHHLTVVQMMLQAARAVIGTGDTERADGMLAKAQDQSREALAEVRRSVSALREPRSEPLADVLRALAGEASAAGVPTGFEVKGTARDTRAEVEESLFRAAQEGLTNVRKHARAKAATVVLDYGVADRVRLEVRDDGLGLTGDSPPDKGFGLLGLRERVAGLGGRVSVDSAEGHGLTLTVEVPG